A genomic window from Streptomyces mirabilis includes:
- a CDS encoding D-aminoacylase, with protein sequence MLDHVIKGATVVDGTGAPGHTADVGIRDGRIAAIGTVTEASRTSEDASGLVLTPGFVDPHTHYDAQLFWDPYATPSLNHGVTTVAGGNCGFTLAPLNPARPEDADYTRRMMSKVEGMSLVALEEGAPWNWHSFGDYLDALEGRIAVNAGFMVGHCALRRYVMGADAVGGQPTGEQLERMLALFHEAMEAGAWGLSTTQSSTHSDGDGKPVASRHAKPAELLALSRAVGEHEGTQIEAIVAGCLDQFSDDEIDLFVEMSAAAGRPLNWNVLTIDAAVPERVPRQLVASERARKAGGRVVALTMPILTPMNMSLGTFCALNLIPGWGPILALPVPERVARLRDSSVRAEMLARANSKEAGVFRRLANFGRYVIGDTYSPANDGLTGQVVKDIAARRHQEPFECLVEICAHDDLRTVLWPMPTDNDTDSWTLRAETWQHPDVMLGGSDAGAHLDRMCGAPYTTRFLGDCLRGRKLTTLEAAVKMLTDDPARLFGLRERGRIAEGFHADLVLFDPERVDAGKATLVHDLPGESPRLDSKAIGITAVWVNGVESIRGDVVTGAVPGKVLRSGRDTETVSTR encoded by the coding sequence ATGCTCGACCACGTCATCAAGGGCGCGACCGTCGTGGACGGCACGGGCGCGCCCGGCCACACCGCGGACGTCGGCATCCGCGACGGCCGTATCGCCGCGATCGGCACGGTCACGGAGGCGTCCCGCACCAGCGAGGACGCCTCCGGTCTCGTCCTCACCCCCGGGTTCGTCGACCCGCACACGCACTACGACGCCCAGCTCTTCTGGGACCCCTACGCCACCCCGTCCCTGAACCACGGGGTGACGACGGTCGCGGGCGGCAACTGCGGCTTCACCCTCGCCCCGCTGAACCCGGCACGGCCCGAGGACGCCGACTACACCCGCCGCATGATGTCCAAGGTCGAGGGGATGTCGCTGGTCGCCCTGGAGGAAGGGGCGCCCTGGAACTGGCACAGCTTCGGCGACTACCTCGACGCCCTGGAGGGGCGGATCGCCGTCAACGCGGGTTTCATGGTGGGCCACTGCGCGCTGCGGCGGTACGTGATGGGCGCGGACGCGGTGGGCGGGCAGCCGACCGGGGAGCAGTTGGAGCGGATGCTCGCCCTCTTCCACGAGGCGATGGAGGCGGGAGCCTGGGGCCTGTCGACCACCCAGTCCTCCACCCACTCCGACGGCGACGGGAAACCGGTCGCCTCCCGGCACGCGAAGCCCGCGGAGTTGCTGGCTTTGAGCAGGGCCGTCGGCGAGCACGAGGGCACCCAGATCGAGGCGATCGTCGCCGGCTGCCTCGACCAGTTCAGCGACGACGAGATCGACCTCTTCGTCGAGATGAGCGCGGCGGCGGGCCGTCCGCTCAACTGGAACGTGCTGACCATCGACGCCGCCGTCCCCGAGCGCGTACCGAGGCAACTGGTCGCGAGCGAACGGGCGCGGAAGGCGGGCGGCCGGGTGGTGGCCCTCACCATGCCGATCCTCACCCCCATGAACATGTCCCTGGGTACGTTCTGCGCGCTGAACCTGATCCCCGGGTGGGGCCCGATCCTCGCGCTGCCCGTCCCGGAGCGCGTCGCACGGCTCAGGGACTCCTCCGTGCGGGCCGAGATGCTGGCCCGGGCGAACAGCAAGGAGGCGGGTGTCTTCCGCCGCCTCGCCAACTTCGGCCGGTACGTCATCGGGGACACCTACAGCCCGGCGAACGACGGCCTCACCGGGCAGGTCGTGAAGGACATCGCGGCGCGGCGCCACCAGGAGCCCTTCGAGTGCCTGGTCGAGATCTGCGCGCACGACGACCTGCGGACGGTGCTGTGGCCCATGCCCACGGACAACGACACCGACTCCTGGACGCTGCGCGCCGAGACCTGGCAGCATCCGGACGTCATGCTCGGCGGCTCGGACGCGGGCGCCCATCTCGACCGCATGTGCGGGGCCCCGTACACGACCCGCTTCCTAGGGGACTGTCTGCGCGGGCGGAAGCTGACCACGCTGGAGGCCGCCGTGAAGATGCTCACGGACGACCCGGCGCGCCTCTTCGGACTGAGAGAACGCGGGCGGATCGCGGAGGGCTTCCACGCGGACCTCGTGCTGTTCGACCCGGAGCGCGTCGACGCCGGCAAGGCCACCCTGGTGCACGACCTGCCGGGAGAAAGCCCGCGACTGGACTCCAAGGCGATCGGCATCACGGCGGTCTGGGTCAACGGGGTCGAGTCGATCCGGGGGGACGTGGTGACGGGTGCCGTACCGGGGAAGGTGCTGCGCTCCGGCCGGGACACGGAGACGGTGAGTACGAGGTGA
- a CDS encoding LLM class flavin-dependent oxidoreductase, whose product MEFGLFVQGYVGKRAETDPLAEHKALMEETEYVIQADKSGFKYAWASEHHFLEEYSHLSANDVYLGYLAHATDRIHLGSGIFNPLAQVNHPVKVAEKVAMLDHLSENRFEFGSGRGAGSHEILGFLPGITDMNYTKEIWEETIAEFPKMWLQDEYVGFQGKHWQLPPRKVLPKPYGKAHPAMWYAAGSPPSYAMAARKGLGVLGFSVQKVSDMEWVLQQYKTAIVDAEPVGAFVNDNVMVTTTAICAPTHEEAIRIAVGGGLHYLPSLVFRYHDTFPRPEGFPVWPETLPEYNAEFVELLIEEELLICGDPDEVLTQCKRWEQAGADQLSFGLPVGVPKEETLQTIRLIGEHVIPKIDTDPVHRTTRFRQAV is encoded by the coding sequence TTGGAATTCGGGCTCTTTGTACAGGGATACGTGGGCAAGCGCGCCGAGACCGACCCGCTCGCGGAGCACAAGGCGCTGATGGAGGAGACCGAGTACGTCATCCAGGCGGACAAGTCCGGCTTCAAGTACGCCTGGGCGTCCGAGCACCACTTCCTGGAGGAGTACTCGCACCTCTCGGCGAACGACGTCTACCTCGGCTATCTCGCCCACGCCACGGACCGCATCCACCTCGGCTCGGGCATCTTCAACCCGCTCGCACAGGTCAACCACCCGGTGAAGGTCGCCGAGAAGGTAGCCATGCTCGACCACCTCAGCGAGAACCGCTTCGAGTTCGGCAGCGGGCGCGGCGCGGGCAGCCACGAGATCCTCGGCTTCCTCCCCGGCATCACCGACATGAACTACACCAAGGAGATCTGGGAAGAGACCATCGCCGAATTCCCGAAGATGTGGCTCCAGGACGAGTACGTCGGGTTCCAGGGCAAGCACTGGCAGCTCCCGCCCCGCAAGGTGCTCCCCAAGCCGTACGGGAAGGCGCACCCCGCCATGTGGTACGCCGCCGGGTCGCCGCCCTCGTACGCGATGGCCGCCCGCAAGGGCCTGGGCGTGCTCGGCTTCAGCGTGCAGAAGGTCTCCGACATGGAGTGGGTGCTCCAGCAGTACAAGACCGCCATCGTGGACGCCGAGCCCGTCGGGGCCTTCGTCAACGACAACGTGATGGTGACGACCACCGCCATCTGCGCGCCGACCCACGAGGAGGCGATACGGATCGCGGTCGGCGGCGGACTGCACTACCTCCCCTCCCTCGTCTTCCGCTACCACGACACCTTCCCGCGCCCCGAGGGCTTCCCCGTCTGGCCGGAGACGCTCCCCGAGTACAACGCCGAGTTCGTCGAACTCCTCATCGAGGAGGAGCTGTTGATCTGCGGCGACCCGGACGAGGTGCTCACCCAGTGCAAGCGCTGGGAGCAGGCGGGCGCCGACCAGCTCTCCTTCGGGCTGCCGGTCGGGGTCCCCAAGGAGGAGACCCTGCAGACGATCCGGCTGATCGGGGAGCACGTGATCCCGAAGATCGACACGGACCCGGTGCACCGGACGACCCGTTTCCGCCAAGCGGTCTGA
- a CDS encoding SDR family NAD(P)-dependent oxidoreductase, whose amino-acid sequence MGKLDGRVVIVTGAARGQGEQEARLFAAEGARVVVADVLDDRGEDVAKELDALYVHLDVGREDDWGAAVAAVKGAYGRIDGLVNNAGILRFNALVDTPLDEFLQVVQVNQVGCFLGIKTVAGEIAAAGGGTIVNTASYTAMTGMAAVGTYTATKHAILGLTRVAALELAHQRIRVNAICPGAVDTPMSNPAQLDPTADPEEMTRALDELYSKLVPLGRVGRPEEVARLALFLTSEDSSYITGQPFVIDGGWLAGVSVI is encoded by the coding sequence ATGGGAAAGCTGGACGGACGCGTCGTCATCGTCACGGGGGCGGCGCGCGGGCAGGGCGAGCAGGAGGCGCGGCTGTTCGCCGCGGAGGGGGCCAGGGTCGTCGTCGCGGACGTGCTCGACGACCGGGGCGAGGACGTGGCCAAGGAGCTGGACGCGCTCTACGTCCACCTCGACGTGGGCCGGGAGGACGACTGGGGGGCCGCCGTCGCCGCCGTGAAGGGCGCGTACGGGCGGATCGACGGGCTGGTCAACAACGCGGGCATCCTGCGCTTCAACGCCCTCGTCGACACTCCGTTGGACGAGTTCCTCCAGGTCGTGCAGGTCAACCAGGTCGGCTGCTTCCTCGGCATCAAGACCGTCGCGGGGGAGATCGCCGCGGCCGGCGGGGGCACGATCGTCAACACCGCCTCGTACACCGCGATGACCGGGATGGCGGCCGTGGGCACGTACACGGCGACCAAGCACGCCATCCTCGGCCTCACCCGGGTCGCCGCGCTGGAGCTGGCGCACCAGCGGATACGGGTCAACGCCATCTGTCCGGGGGCCGTCGACACCCCCATGTCGAACCCGGCCCAGCTCGACCCGACGGCCGATCCCGAGGAGATGACCAGGGCCCTGGACGAGCTGTACAGCAAGCTCGTGCCGCTCGGGCGGGTGGGCAGGCCCGAGGAGGTCGCCCGGCTCGCTCTGTTCCTGACCTCCGAGGACTCCTCGTACATCACCGGGCAGCCGTTCGTGATCGACGGGGGATGGCTGGCGGGGGTCAGCGTGATCTGA
- a CDS encoding TIGR03619 family F420-dependent LLM class oxidoreductase produces the protein MQLPIQSQSTLYAEPWEAEAGAGELVAVARAADRAGFAYVASCDHVAVPRRLADAMSTIWYDPVATLAHLAAVTERVRLLSHVAVVGLRHPLVTAKQYATLDHLSGGRLILGVGAGHVAEEFEAVGADFARRGAVLDESIDALRAALGPDEFPVHHGKLYDFEGLGQRPRPAQERVPVWVGGSSPAAVRRAALRGDGWLPQGDPRERLPEQIARLYRIREEAGISAPLVVGAITEPLYVGTPGWHVGRRTVTGAPEAVAESLRAYRAMGVHQIQVRFRARGLSELVDQITAFGTDVAPHLD, from the coding sequence ATGCAGCTCCCGATCCAGTCCCAGAGCACCCTCTACGCCGAACCCTGGGAGGCGGAGGCCGGTGCCGGCGAGCTCGTCGCGGTCGCCCGCGCCGCCGACCGCGCCGGCTTCGCCTACGTGGCGAGCTGCGACCACGTGGCCGTCCCGCGCCGTCTCGCGGACGCCATGAGCACGATCTGGTACGACCCCGTCGCCACCCTCGCCCACCTCGCGGCCGTGACCGAGCGCGTACGGCTGCTCAGTCATGTCGCGGTCGTCGGGCTGCGGCATCCGCTGGTCACGGCCAAGCAGTACGCGACCCTCGACCACCTCTCCGGCGGTCGGCTGATCCTCGGGGTCGGCGCCGGGCATGTGGCGGAGGAGTTCGAGGCGGTGGGCGCCGACTTCGCGCGGCGGGGGGCGGTGCTCGACGAGTCCATCGACGCCCTGCGCGCCGCCCTGGGGCCGGACGAGTTCCCCGTGCACCACGGGAAGCTGTACGACTTCGAAGGGCTCGGGCAGCGGCCACGGCCCGCGCAGGAGCGCGTGCCCGTGTGGGTGGGCGGCTCCTCGCCCGCCGCCGTGCGCCGGGCCGCGCTGCGGGGCGACGGCTGGCTGCCGCAGGGGGACCCGCGCGAGCGGCTGCCGGAGCAGATCGCCCGCCTGTACCGGATCAGGGAGGAGGCGGGGATCTCCGCGCCTCTCGTCGTCGGGGCCATCACCGAGCCCCTGTACGTCGGCACGCCGGGCTGGCATGTCGGGCGGCGCACGGTGACCGGGGCCCCGGAGGCGGTCGCCGAGTCGCTGCGGGCGTACCGGGCGATGGGGGTGCACCAGATCCAGGTGCGGTTCCGGGCGCGGGGACTGAGTGAGCTCGTCGACCAGATCACCGCGTTCGGCACTGACGTCGCGCCCCACCTCGACTAG